From the Hevea brasiliensis isolate MT/VB/25A 57/8 chromosome 13, ASM3005281v1, whole genome shotgun sequence genome, the window AGGCGATCTGAAGTTGTTGCGGCTATAATTCTGACCTCTAGCCGGCCTACTGAGTTGAGCCAACAGCAGGCTCCGGTAGTGAGGAGGGAGAATCTATTCGTGGACGAACTCCCCTCATCCCTTGGGTTATCCGATCTCTAACAAATAAGCCAGGAGTTCAACCTTCCAATCGACGCATTCAAACTCATTCGTTGTCATGGGGATCTTtgagctgatcatttctttgaggAGGGAGAtctgatcatggtatatgaggaACAGTTGAAGGCTGGGCTTCAGTTTCCTCTCGAGTAATTTTACAAGGATGTCTTGAGGTACCACCGAGTATGCGTCGCCCAAGTACATTCGAACTCCTGGTGAACACTGGTGGCCTTCAGAGTGTTATGCCGAGCTAAAGGCCTTGAGCCTACAGTAAAGGTTTTTGCCGAACTACACTGGCTTGCAAGACAAAAGAATGACGAATATTGGTTTTTCTAGGCGAAGCCGAattgtgggctcttcaccgatcttccCTCCTCACTAAAAAATTGGAAAAGATTGATTCTTCATCTTGCAGAGTAGAGATCCCCGTGGCTTCGAACGGGTTCCATGAAGTTGGAATTACTTGACCATGAGGCTCAAAAAGAAGATCGCCTTAAATGATATCGAGGATGCCATGGTGAAGGAACTAAAAAGCCAGGCGATCACCTGCAGATACTCATGCTCAGATGTGATCATGGCCGAACTGAAATATTGGTTGATGAATGTGATCGCCCGCGAGAACACCGCACTATAACTCTCTAACCTCAGCCCCGGGATGGGTAAAACCCAGATCTTTGGTCTTTTAGTTCTAGTGAACTCACTAACTTATTTTTCTTTGCAGACATGGTGAGAGGCGACGCTGAGAAGGAAGCTCGAAAGTGGAAGAAGGAACCCGCCAGGAAGGTGCTGGAAATGAAAGAGGCTACTGTCGCTGCTGAGGCCCTGAAATGGGCTTACGTGGAAGTGACAAGCTCCCCAGTCCAAACTCAAGAGCAACCAATTCAGGAAATGCCGATCCCAGTTGTGGAGTGTCCCACTCAACCTACCGAACCCCCTTTCCAATCTTTGGTCACATCCGTTTCGGAGGGCGGATCTTCAATGCAGGCGGTCCCGTCTGAGCGACCATTCTCCCAAGGTGCTCAAATATTACTTCAATCACTGGAGAGGAACAGGTCGGTGTGGGATAATATTGACTTGACAAAAGTTTTGGATGTCACAATCTGTTTTGCTGAGGACTAAACTCAAATGGGCCCATAGAGCATCGAGGATCTCCTCAACCACTCGATGAGCTTAAGCATGGAAGCTGTGGTAACTCAGATCAGAAAGAAGGTCCACTTCTTGAGGAGGGAGATGTCAAGGGCGGCCCACGAGGCGATGTCTGCTAAGAATCATCTCTCTGTTCCTAATGCCCGAATTTTGGAGCTTGAGGAACAAGTGAGGTCTTTTGAAGAACAAACATCTTGGCTACGGAAAGAACTCAAGGATGCGCAGGCTAGTCGAGCTACTAACCTAGCTAAATTTTTCGAGGAGATTAAGGAATGAGGCCTTGGAGAAAGAAGCTGTGCTTATGTGTAGGCCCACAGCGATTTCCTTGCCAAGCTAATCAAGcactatcctgaagaggacttcaccTGGCTTGAGAAGCTTGCTCCAGGTGTTGAAACTGAGGGTGAGGACGAACAAGAGGGAAAGGAGGGAGTAAATAATGAAAATGTAATTGTAGATCGGGCTGAGAAAGACCCACCCACTGAATGActtataaaaaaattagaaatgaaTAATATCTCTTTTTGACCCCTTTTGTACTTCctgagatcggataatcacatgacGGGCACAAAACCTAAGAGATCGAATTAGAGCATTAAGCCATACAAAGAATTAAGACCGGATAATTAAACACAAGACTAGATAGGGTCATGATTGAAACTTTGAGATTTTAACACAATCAAGTCATTGAAATTAGAAAACAATTGAATATAATCTCACGTAAGATCGAATAACCCTGAGATCGGATATCGACCAAAACTTGGATACGCGAGATCATGCGTTAAAGAGATGGGAAAACAATTGAACctaaatgagcatgagatcgaatAATTCAGAGACCGAATATCGAGCAAAACTTGGAAAACAATTTGGAACATTGCTGAGTTCGGATGGGTGACTTTTAATCTGACCATGATTAAAGCCACTTACTGAGATCGAGTAATGTTTAGATCGGAATTCTTTTCAAGAAAATGacattttcatgaaattaaaactgCATTATAGCTTATAAagagaaaataattatatattgattatacaaattatgaatttaatggCTCGTCAAAATATTGTgtctatattttataattaattgaatttattccTTTTATTTACcatcatatatattttaaatttaaaacacATATATGTCTTCCTTGATTTCAATTAAAACTATTTCTAATCAAGGCTGATTTTGAGTCGAAATCAATAATTcttactttttaaattaaaaattttatatcgaGTTATCTAAAATCGATTTTAATTATTTGTATTATTAAAAATTCatcaaattcataaattaaaaaaaataaagacctTCAAGATTTTGATTCTAAATGTTGaatcattaatttatttcaaacGTAATTTTTATCGaatcaatttcaaattaaattaggcTATAGTGAGTTTTCCTTGAACTCttccaaaatttattttttttttttccctttttctcaGGCCATTTTCAACTTCTTTTCCAATATAgtatgaaattaattaaattttcacacAAGATAAAGATTAACATATGCTTCTAAATGCTTCAAGCCTATAAACTTGTGTTCACCTGCAAAACTTGAGCTTTTAGACTCCATAATCACGTAGAGGAGCAACCACAGCTCATGCTAGCTACAAAAAATGTCCATCACAAAGAAAACTACATATGACAATGGAAAGTAAAACCTTCATGATAAGGTTTTATTTTTGCCATTGTATCACAAGAAAATAGttcataatatatattaatatcccACATCGATTTAAGATAAGAgtaatgagttttttttttataaagctTTAGATATTCTTATTTCTTTGGGCTACCTTTTAAAGGTAAGTtagatttgttttatttttttaagattgtATTAGAGTCTTTTTAATCTGATGTTAGACTTCCCACAGATGTTTCACATTGTAAGTGTTTAGCCATGAATTTGAAGGACTGTattaatatcaaatattaatttgatataaGGATACCATATCTCTTATAAAGTCAACACTCTTCTCCTTTGAGAAAGGAGGTAGCTACATTTGGGAAGGGGGGCACTGGACACTTGAGGTTTTCAAATATTTTAGGGATATAGTGGTAATTTAACAAAAATCAGCTTCTTTTTATAATTTCATTGAAATTTCTCACTTAACATAATTTTAACAtactcaaattattttttttttcataaattaatatatcatttattctatttaatctaaattttaattaaatttatttttcatcatTACTTTGAACAAAATTAAATTCTAAGATAAATTTGacaaactttttaattttaaacaatcaagcatttattatattttttaattaataacaatttcatttaatttttaccacgtcaattttattttttaaaaaattttcttatcaatttatatttattttatatattaataacacCATCCTTGAATTGAATTTCTAGCTCCCTTACTGCCTCTAAACTAACTTTTGGGGTGAACTAAAGCCAACCCATTTTCTTAAGAGTATTGGTGCTGAATAATCAACCAAATAATTACTTAGTAAAGAATTACAACCTTATTCCTTTATGCAGTTCAAATTTTGTTAATGCAGACCTACTaccataattattttttacattGATGCCCATGTATGAAAATCAAATGAAAATGTCTAAGAAAATAAAACCCATTCTCACTGGTCTATGAAGTTGGCATATTCGCATAAAGGAGAGTGAAGAAGAGTTCAACTTCTGATACACTCCGGAGGATTTGGATAAAccgatttcggttcggttcatcAAACAGTAATGGACCCTTTTGTGCAACTCGAGGTAAAAGTCTTGCCAGTGGCATTCCTGATGCTAGACTGCCACCACTGGACTCAGCACCCATATCAGCCACCAGTGCATCCACTATTACTTTCAATGATATTTCCACAATACTACCAAATTCAGCACTGCAAGGGATGAAAATGGCCATCTTTAATTTAAAGAAGTATATTTCACCAATTCGCTAGCTACTGTAAAACAAGTACATCAATTGCAAAGCATGTAATGGAAATGACATCACACTCTTATGTTGTGAGGGGAAATAGAACAAGAAAAGACGGAATTCTTTAGGTACCATTTTGCACAGTAGCAAGCACAATTCATTCAACATTCATGGAAGTCACCAAAGAAGAGAGGGTAAAAAGTTTTTcatttattactattattattagtgGCAGGTGGCGTTATCTAATAGTTATTGCACCTCAAATACACCCACCCACTTTCTTGACCGGAATTATAAACATACCTGGATAGCACTGCTCGAGCCTCTGCCATAAGCTGTTCAAATTTCGTAGTATCAGTAATAGTTATTGTTTTACCACTGCTGGAACCTTCTGATAGCTTGTAGAGTCTAGCATCTTCAGGCATCATGTACTCTGCCCACTGATGCGGACTTCCCCTGCTCATGAACAAGTCAAGTATCTGCACAACAGTTTCATGAAGAGTCGTGGTGGTGAAGACATCCCTCAACTGTTTTCTGCATAGATAAGGTTGCAAGGAAATCAACAGACCAGCAATAATGGTTTCTGTATTTTTACCATATAATTTAGGGTAACTTCTCAGAGGTTGTTCTCACATGTTTTAGCAACAGAAATCTGAGTGCTTAAAGGTTGGTTTTGTGGTCATCAATAAAGTGCCAACAAAACATCCAACATGGCCTATATTTTCACTTTGGagagaattaataatttttcCATAGCAAAAAATTCGACATTATTTTAATCTATCAAATATTTGTTTCCAATTTAAAAGAGGAAGAAATTAGCATATACTCGCCAAAATTCATGATGAAAAAGAAAACTTACCCCTTGAGAACCTCCGTTGCTGCTGCTTGGATATTAGAAATCAGCACTGGCATTCCATAATTAGCAAGAAAATCAGAACTTGCCAAAAATTTTTGCTGGTCATCCCTTTCAATGAGATCAACATCCTCCTGATAAAAGGAAGGAAAAGAATTGCTTTCAGAGAAATGACAAGAAATGCAGAACACACAGAATGAGCATTAACAGACCGCACGCATGAAGATAGGAAAATAGTGAGAGTAGGATACAATATTCACAACTATTAAGCAGCCATAAGGCATATACAGTTATAACGGCAAGATCACAAGTTcaaaacaagaaatttaaatcatataaacatgcAAAATTCCAAAGATGACAAAATAATGATCAAGCAAAAATGCTAACATAGAAGTTTAGGTCAATACAGATTTATATTGACACTAACATGTAAAAGATCATGGATAAGCTTCCACAGTACACAATGTCTAAATCAACTTCTATTGAATGGCTGCAGTTGTCCTGGTTAATTTCCAGATCTGCAGTTCTGCTGCAGAAGAGATGTCATTGTACGAAGTCAAACCCTTTTCCCATTAGTTTCACATATTTAAGTTTAAGAAAAATAAGTAGCTGTCATTTTGGGAGCTAAATTAAGTGTCAAATCTGGTTGGGGTCCCAGTAATAAGAATAAGCATTTTCTGTTTTAATAACTCATCGGAATGCAACTTTATTTTCTGTTTCATTTTACCATTCTTTTAAATTGTTGGTCGAGTTAATCTATTGTTATGCCACAGTTTCATTAATTGCCACCTTTAGAGTGCCATGAATAGGTACTCACGTGAAGGAAAAAGTGCAAGAGGCGCTACAGACAAGGCACATCACAATGATAATGTGCAGCCACGCCTAGAAGTCATACACTACAAAATGCTGCTATGAACTTCAAGTTAGGTAAGAGTGACACCAGCTGCCATAGATATGGCATAGCTGGcagatttttatttttaactcAATAAATTTCCTATTTCCCATGAAGAACAACAAATTTTGAAATGCAGCAATATAAGTTGATGTTACCACATCTAGAAATGCAAATACGGTGCATTTATGTAATAGTTGAAGTTACACATCTACTTCCATAATTGCGTGGCATCTGTTTTTTGGTGGGTGCAAAACATTGTGTGTGTGCACACGTGTATAAGGAAAATCACTGGCCATCCCATCCCACAAGTATGCATGATTCTCCAAAGGAGGCAACCCCATGGAAGCTATTATGGACAAACCCGACATGCCTGAGATTCTCAGTCAAACATTTTTTTGGGTTTCAATAGAGGTTTAATGGACCGAATAACAATTGATGGACTATACAACGGGAGGTAATCATctccctttctcaccataaaggTGAATTATCTTATAATAGATAGATGGGGAGACTCAAACTTGAGACCTCCCCACTCCATAAAGTTTAAAGGTGAAGGAAGACCAACCAAGCTAAAACCCAGTAAAAACAGTGAAATATGTATGGATTCATGCAAAGGAATATGTGCACACACAAAGATAGTAAGCTTGTTCTGTAACAGTCATTCTAATTTACTTTAGAGATTTGTCCAACAAATAAAGTCTAGGGTGCTAGGGAATTActagtttaatttttaatattttattatgacCGTTTCCCAGATTCATGTAAACTGAATCAATCACTAAAAGAAAGTACTACACCACAACTTCACGATAAAAGTAAGCTAATTGCTAGCTTGTAGCTGCCACTGTTTACAGCTCATAATTAGCTTGCAGCCACTAGTTTACTAGTTGCTTAAGAACACAGTTGTTAGCTGTTTCTTTGATTGGCAATTCCTTTAGTTCCCCAGGTGGTGATTCATAATTCCAAACTCACCAACCTATCAATTACATAGCATAAACCTTTAGGTCCCAGCTATATCTATAATTCTATTCCTTTCAACAAATTCCCTTTCTGACCATCATCCCTGAATCAAATTCTCCCATAAACATCCCCATATTTT encodes:
- the LOC110657629 gene encoding peroxisome biogenesis protein 3-2; this translates as MLSLREFWRRHRRKILIAAGVFGSGYFFYKLYNAHKSSLADLERQLADEREHEELIKAQMQAHFESIQRIADTTTLPHAMNYLSGRIAEELDLSQLTERLMKGKGQPNTLTSSEKLELWDRLKILSFTRLAVSLWAMTMLSLYIRTQVNILGRHLYIDTARGLGSSHLLEDVDLIERDDQQKFLASSDFLANYGMPVLISNIQAAATEVLKGKQLRDVFTTTTLHETVVQILDLFMSRGSPHQWAEYMMPEDARLYKLSEGSSSGKTITITDTTKFEQLMAEARAVLSSAEFGSIVEISLKVIVDALVADMGAESSGGSLASGMPLARLLPRVAQKGPLLFDEPNRNRFIQILRSVSEVELFFTLLYANMPTS